From Fibrobacter sp. UWEL, a single genomic window includes:
- a CDS encoding glycoside hydrolase family 2 protein, translating to MSKILSLAGDWQMIWDTEDAGITNRWYATYPEDTETVTVPHIWERAFDKLLMSQDCAYYFKRFTIEDEKQVTKRIFLRFNRIATHATVWLNGKLLGTHFGAYTSFTLETQKALKIGEENILCVRVANMGAANSRIDLGRESKEGADDRFAHPSEMPVGQPWNQYPFGGIYGDVELILGTAAFIDHVQVEPDLDQERVACEVSFNNPRGFMTRLRVLMRNPAGEVFEHFIDNIKLDKENATQRYVFEVKDVKKDKFLWAPEHPNTYAIEFQLEIKAGKEKDGKEVKRPEYAFPVVKTFGFRKFDCLKGDYYLNDQILKIQGISYNQQWSEGGLWTYDNPKLEKDLKSIKDKGFNAIRSCGAPLTEEALNICDKLGLIVFQEFPIHTMRSTTQGLEIAKKLINDIVAEQHNHPSIGAWVLGSENGTFLLQNGNKMLNAISPVDMTRPAISNLNSIYLDNEGNFHKDTGKLLPVTVDRISQYATLRINPRMSPNAGYTHYLAHCFDRDNEELMVPDAGLGDAVFQDEEENVASDISNKMLVTLKNHTLLPASATSISGPRSAKNQKAIKSFVKQIETFVDSDLSVWKSYSDFVADANRIALKSKLDQITAFQSNPQISGFFLDQWSDCNTDFCGLNDENRASKGFEDFATEITVPSRALISELDHVVAPQGEVSFQVTVLNNKRYEELTVQIKLLDEKGKEVSSQVMEPEEPAGKTSLTQLGICTMMAPRNVGKYQIQVTLQDNGKAIHTSTEDLIVIEQADVKSAEKKVCFLDNCEESSDALAALTGPEQIIFTANLSSWPDEILDKIVDVTKNGGKTLLLSDMTQEDIDYMTQSHLFDFEIQSHWSTGANELSLHYLTKGSALASIFGETAVLDHNAAAVMPSISLNELPGAQVFARDLTLKDGAVVTGADMQLVPFGKGKIMFNQFNVFEGLETSALADALFAKIVSLL from the coding sequence ATGAGCAAAATTTTGAGCCTTGCAGGCGATTGGCAGATGATCTGGGACACCGAAGACGCAGGTATCACCAACCGCTGGTATGCAACTTATCCTGAAGACACCGAAACCGTCACCGTTCCCCACATCTGGGAACGCGCATTTGACAAGCTTCTGATGTCCCAGGACTGCGCCTACTATTTCAAGCGTTTCACTATTGAAGACGAAAAGCAAGTTACCAAGAGAATTTTCCTCCGCTTTAACAGGATTGCAACTCATGCCACTGTATGGCTGAACGGTAAGCTGCTGGGCACTCACTTTGGTGCATACACGTCCTTCACTCTGGAAACTCAGAAGGCTCTGAAGATTGGCGAAGAAAACATTCTTTGCGTCCGTGTTGCAAATATGGGTGCCGCCAATAGCCGTATCGACCTTGGTCGCGAATCCAAGGAAGGCGCAGACGACCGCTTTGCCCATCCCAGCGAAATGCCTGTGGGCCAGCCCTGGAATCAGTATCCCTTTGGCGGTATCTACGGTGACGTGGAACTGATCCTGGGTACTGCAGCATTCATCGACCACGTTCAGGTGGAACCGGACCTGGACCAGGAACGCGTCGCTTGCGAAGTCAGCTTTAACAATCCCCGCGGTTTCATGACCCGCCTCCGCGTGCTCATGAGAAATCCCGCCGGCGAAGTATTCGAACATTTCATCGACAACATCAAGCTGGACAAGGAAAACGCCACCCAGCGTTACGTCTTCGAAGTGAAGGACGTGAAGAAGGACAAGTTCCTGTGGGCTCCGGAACATCCGAATACCTATGCTATTGAATTCCAGCTGGAAATCAAGGCCGGTAAGGAAAAGGACGGCAAGGAAGTAAAGCGTCCTGAATACGCCTTCCCTGTCGTCAAGACTTTCGGTTTCCGCAAGTTCGACTGCCTGAAGGGCGACTACTACCTGAACGACCAGATCTTGAAGATTCAGGGCATCAGCTACAACCAGCAGTGGAGCGAAGGCGGCCTGTGGACCTACGACAACCCCAAGCTGGAAAAAGACCTGAAGTCCATCAAGGACAAGGGTTTCAACGCCATTCGTAGCTGCGGCGCTCCTCTTACCGAAGAAGCGCTGAACATCTGCGACAAGTTGGGTCTCATTGTCTTCCAGGAATTCCCCATCCACACCATGCGTTCCACTACGCAGGGTCTGGAAATCGCAAAGAAGCTTATTAACGACATCGTTGCAGAACAGCACAACCATCCCAGCATTGGTGCATGGGTTCTGGGTTCCGAAAACGGCACCTTCCTGCTGCAGAACGGAAACAAGATGTTGAACGCAATTAGCCCGGTGGACATGACCCGTCCGGCTATCAGCAACCTGAACTCCATCTACCTGGATAACGAAGGCAACTTCCACAAGGATACCGGCAAGCTTCTTCCGGTGACCGTGGACCGCATTTCCCAGTACGCTACTCTGCGTATCAACCCCAGAATGAGTCCCAACGCAGGCTACACTCATTATCTGGCACACTGCTTTGACCGCGACAACGAAGAACTGATGGTTCCGGATGCAGGTCTGGGCGACGCAGTCTTCCAGGATGAAGAAGAAAACGTAGCAAGCGACATCAGTAACAAGATGCTGGTGACCTTGAAGAACCACACCTTGCTTCCCGCTTCCGCAACATCCATCTCCGGTCCTCGCAGCGCCAAGAACCAGAAGGCCATCAAGAGTTTCGTAAAGCAGATTGAAACCTTCGTGGACAGCGATCTTTCCGTATGGAAGAGCTACAGCGACTTTGTGGCTGACGCAAACCGCATCGCCCTCAAGAGCAAGCTGGATCAGATTACCGCTTTCCAGAGCAACCCCCAGATTTCCGGTTTCTTCCTGGATCAGTGGTCCGACTGCAACACCGACTTCTGCGGCCTGAATGACGAAAACCGCGCAAGCAAGGGCTTCGAAGATTTCGCAACCGAAATCACCGTTCCCAGCCGCGCCCTCATCAGCGAACTGGACCACGTCGTCGCTCCCCAGGGCGAAGTCAGCTTCCAGGTCACCGTGCTGAACAACAAGCGCTATGAAGAACTGACAGTCCAGATCAAGCTCCTGGACGAAAAGGGCAAGGAAGTTTCCAGCCAGGTGATGGAACCGGAAGAACCGGCCGGCAAGACCAGCCTTACCCAGCTGGGTATCTGCACCATGATGGCACCCCGCAATGTAGGCAAGTACCAGATTCAGGTGACCCTGCAGGACAACGGCAAGGCAATTCACACCTCTACCGAAGACTTGATCGTGATCGAACAGGCCGACGTGAAGAGCGCAGAAAAGAAGGTCTGCTTCCTGGATAACTGCGAAGAATCCAGCGACGCTCTGGCAGCCCTTACCGGTCCGGAACAGATTATCTTCACTGCAAACCTCAGCTCCTGGCCGGATGAAATTCTGGACAAGATCGTGGACGTCACCAAGAACGGCGGCAAGACCTTGTTGCTCTCCGACATGACTCAGGAAGATATCGACTACATGACCCAGAGCCATCTGTTTGATTTCGAAATCCAGTCTCACTGGAGTACCGGCGCAAACGAACTGTCCCTGCACTACCTGACTAAGGGTTCCGCACTGGCATCCATCTTCGGTGAAACCGCCGTGCTGGATCACAATGCAGCAGCGGTGATGCCCAGCATCTCCCTGAACGAACTGCCCGGTGCACAGGTATTCGCTCGCGACCTGACCCTGAAGGACGGCGCAGTAGTTACCGGCGCAGACATGCAGCTGGTACCCTTCGGCAAGGGCAAGATTATGTTCAACCAGTTCAACGTCTTCGAAGGCCTGGAAACCAGCGCCCTGGCAGACGCCCTGTTTGCAAAGATCGTAAGCCTGCTGTAA
- the hisI gene encoding phosphoribosyl-AMP cyclohydrolase codes for MKFEDIMKEVKFEVEVDGVKLAPAIVQDADKGDVLMMAWMNEEALRRTQECGEMVFWSRSRKEYWHKGDTSGNVMTVVEWATDCDSDALLFKVRMQGPQVACHTGARSCFFKICEK; via the coding sequence ATGAAGTTTGAAGATATCATGAAAGAAGTGAAGTTCGAAGTGGAAGTGGACGGCGTTAAGCTTGCTCCCGCTATCGTTCAGGATGCAGACAAGGGCGACGTTCTCATGATGGCATGGATGAACGAAGAAGCACTCCGCCGTACTCAGGAATGTGGCGAGATGGTTTTCTGGAGCCGTAGCCGCAAGGAATACTGGCACAAGGGCGACACCAGCGGTAACGTCATGACTGTTGTGGAATGGGCAACCGACTGCGATAGCGACGCCCTGTTGTTCAAGGTCCGCATGCAGGGGCCCCAGGTGGCTTGCCACACCGGAGCCCGCAGCTGCTTCTTCAAGATCTGCGAAAAATAG
- a CDS encoding glutamate-5-semialdehyde dehydrogenase codes for MNTTELANYSDLLAQNARKASKKIRTLSAETRSKVLARVAELLRASKPEILAANKLDVDAAQGKISDSMLDRLTLNDARIESMAKGAEEIAAFTDPLNKVLESRELKNGIKISRVAVPIGSVFFIFESRPNVTIDGACLCFKAGNAVILRGGKESLNSAKCLADIFRKALAENDVEADAVQLVTETSHDLVDMLLQRNDCIDLVIPRGGERLIRAVVDQSKIPVIKHFNGICHVYVDKAADIAKAENILINAKTQRTGVCNAMECVLFNKALPSTDVKRLVDALTSRGVELFGNADAQKRLEGIANVTDIGDEANYHTEYLALKASVKFVENVEEACDHIEKYSSRHTEAIVSEDAAAQDYFVANVDSSSVMVNASTRFADGGEYGLGAEVGISTDKLHARGPMGVESLCTYKWVLRGEGQVRG; via the coding sequence ATGAACACAACTGAATTGGCAAACTATTCCGACCTTCTGGCACAAAACGCCCGTAAGGCAAGCAAGAAAATTCGCACTCTCAGTGCAGAAACTCGCAGCAAGGTTTTGGCCCGCGTGGCAGAACTGCTCCGTGCAAGCAAGCCGGAAATCCTGGCAGCAAACAAGCTTGACGTCGATGCAGCCCAGGGCAAGATTAGCGACTCCATGCTGGACCGCTTAACGTTGAACGACGCCCGCATTGAATCCATGGCTAAGGGAGCAGAAGAAATTGCCGCCTTTACCGATCCGCTGAACAAGGTTCTGGAATCCCGAGAACTGAAGAACGGTATCAAGATTAGCCGTGTTGCTGTACCTATCGGTTCTGTGTTCTTTATTTTTGAAAGCCGCCCCAACGTGACTATCGATGGCGCTTGCCTCTGCTTCAAGGCTGGTAACGCCGTGATCCTCCGTGGCGGTAAGGAATCCTTGAATTCCGCAAAATGCCTGGCTGATATTTTCCGTAAGGCTCTTGCAGAAAATGACGTAGAAGCGGATGCAGTCCAGCTGGTCACTGAAACCAGCCACGACCTGGTAGACATGCTCCTCCAGCGTAACGACTGCATTGACCTGGTAATCCCCCGCGGTGGCGAGCGTCTGATTCGCGCAGTGGTGGACCAGAGTAAGATTCCTGTGATCAAGCACTTCAACGGCATCTGCCATGTTTACGTGGACAAGGCTGCCGATATTGCCAAGGCAGAAAACATCTTGATCAACGCCAAGACCCAGCGTACCGGCGTATGCAACGCTATGGAATGTGTGCTGTTCAACAAGGCCCTCCCCTCTACCGACGTGAAGCGCTTGGTAGACGCCCTTACCAGCCGTGGCGTAGAACTGTTCGGCAACGCCGACGCCCAGAAGCGCCTGGAAGGCATCGCTAACGTCACCGACATCGGAGACGAAGCCAACTACCACACCGAATATCTGGCATTGAAGGCCAGCGTGAAGTTCGTGGAAAACGTGGAAGAGGCCTGCGACCATATCGAGAAGTACAGCAGCCGCCACACAGAAGCCATCGTTTCCGAAGACGCAGCCGCACAGGACTACTTCGTGGCAAACGTTGACTCCAGCAGCGTTATGGTGAACGCAAGTACCCGCTTTGCAGATGGTGGCGAATACGGCCTTGGCGCAGAAGTCGGCATTTCCACCGACAAACTCCACGCCCGTGGCCCTATGGGCGTTGAAAGCCTTTGCACCTACAAGTGGGTGCTTCGCGGCGAAGGTCAAGTAAGAGGTTAA